TAGAACCGTTCTCAGGAAGACCTGCGTGCCGAGTGGGACGCCTTCATTGACCAGATTCTGAGGAACACTAGTGATCTGCACAAGATATTCAGTTCCCTCTGGAACCTGGACCGAACTAAAGTAATCCCTTCATCCCCCTTACCCATTTCATGTAAAGGGATAGAGCTCCTggatgtttctctttttctccttaaatggCCTGTATATCTGGAGAAGGAACTAGAGTGTCATTCCCCAGTCAGGATAGTTATGAAGACCTGCCCTCTGTTTCCATGCTGCCATTGGCCAGCTGTATGAGCATGGACAGACCAGGTCTCCTCAGAGAACCCTTCCCTTACCCACAGACTGCTGTCCCAGTGCCCGCTGCTCCCAGAACCGTTTTGACAACACAAGAAGACAGTGCCTAAAATGGCAcagagtaaatactcagtaaaggGTGGTGTTATTTTGCTAGTGCCCCAGAAGCGTGGAATTCTGGCATCTGAAGGTCCCCATCTCTCTTGATATTCTCAACACCAAAAATGCCCAgtggtaacattttaaaaacaaagtttctctCTCTGGGAGGGAGAACTTGGGAGCGTTTTGTCCCAGAGCCATTCCATTGGTCACTGGCGTTCAGGGATGTACAGGCTGCTTATAGGGCTGGCCTGACCACCTGAACTGCCTGTTACTCCGTGGCCTTGACCTTGGTGAACATCACAGTTGTGTTGTGAAGGGCCAAAGGGAGACGTGAGGCCTTGCCCCCTAAGAGCTGACCACCTGCACCCCAAGCACCTGAAGAGATGTCTGGGTCACGTCTCACCGCAGTAGTTAAGAGGGTCCCTTCAAAATGGATGTGGCGTTGTGACTCTGCCTTCACAGAGCATGACTCCGGCTAGAAATGGGGACAGGTTTTTCTGGCTCCTGttggaagaaatttttaaatttggccCCTTACAGAATGGCTGGTTGGCTGGGACTGGGCATTGTCTCGAGGATGTGAAAGAGCAGCATCATCTCCAAAGCTTGCTCTGTTGGCGTGGCGCTTGCAGGTTCTAGCTGCcagcaggaaaaaggaagaggCTTTTAGTTACTGCTGGTGACTCTTGACCAGGTGCAGATCCTTTTCTGGTATTTTTAGGGACTTCCAGGCAACTGACTCCTTACAAGGAGCGTGGGCTGAGGATTATTTCCCTGAGCAAGACACCAGGATGTTTTCCTTTTACGTTACAGGGCAGAATTATGGGGCCTGGCAGGACACGAAGCCAGCTCTTTGGCAGTGGGGCTTGTGctccagagggaagggagaggattGGGGTATGTGGCTTTACCTTTCTCCTCTCTGCTGCCTCCTGGTCTCAGCATCGAGTCAGGGTCTCCTGAGGGGAGACCTGCCTTGCCCCCTGTGAGTGGCCACATGCCATATTGGCTGTACCTTTCCACTTCTGCAGAAGCTGCCCTGTTCCAAGAATTGCATTTTGCATCATCTGCAGTTCTGAGTATAGAAGTAGAACGTAGACCCCAGATGTGACATAGATGTTACCATGTGGcaccttctccttttccctggtTTTGGCCTATGACTTGTTCATCTGTTCTATAAAgccccctcctcttcccacctTTACCCGCTCATCTGTGGGTGTGCTTCTCGCCCTGCCCAGGTGGAGCCACTATTGTTGCTGAAGGCAGCCCTCATTCTGCAGACCTGCCAGCGCTCGCCTCACATTCTAGCTGGCTGCATCCTCTATAAGGGACTGTGAGTAATACCAGACCCTCTCCTGCACCCAATCCCCCTGCCACAGAACTGACCATCCCAGCCACCTCCGGTTCATGAGTGGAGAGCTCTATCTCTGGCCAGTTCCAAGAGAGCTGTTTTGGCAAATATCAGATAGTTTAGATTTGACTTAGGGTACATCCATGTCTTACAGTGAAGCTGGGAAATTGGAAATTGTGTCCAGAAAAGAGTTTGGAATATAAGGCAGTTTTAGAGAGATCCACGTAAGTCTCAGCATGAGGCATGCCTTATAGCTAGCAGTCTACAAAATGCTAATGCAGAATGCCCCAGGTTGTCAGCAGCCAGCACTGGAGGTAGAGAGGTGTGGAAGCTTGCTGTGGCCCTCCTgctgcctggggccccagggctcTTGCTACGGCTAGCCCTGCATAGCTGCAAAGCAGCCTTACCTGCTTCTGCTCCagctcctgcctgcctcctgacTGCATCTGTCCTTTGGCTGGTCTCTGAGATCTCAGCATACCTCTTTATGTAGTTGGATGGCATTGGAGGGAGCCCGAGGGATCATTTGTGGTCTGAGGCTCTCCTCATGGAGGGCTGCTGCTTGTGTCCAGAGCTTTTTGAATACTGGATGAATATGTGAGCAGAGAAGCTCTGTGGGCCTGATGGGCTGGGTTTCCAGTCCTGGTCTCACCTTCCtggccctgtgaccttgggccttGCTGAGTTTTCTCTACTGGAAAAGAACCAAATGAGAGGGCAAACGTAGAAGGACCTAGCACAGGCCCTACTTCCCAGTGGCTATCGGCACAGAACAGACCCTGGTGCCTTTCTTTTTTACTCACAATCGTGCCACAATTGACTTAACTACTCTCTgttcgatggacatttgggtggtttaCCCATTCCTATaatgattttgccttttttttctataatcagTACTCTCTAGCGTGCATCTTGGTACAAGGCCGGTCAGAATGTTGGGACATTTTGAAGTTTGGTAGGAATGGCCAGAGTGCCCTCCATAAAGGGTTTTGCCAGTTGAAACTCCCACCATCTATGTCCCCAGGATCCTTGCCAGTTAGGGTGTTAGCAATCTTTCCATTTCAGAGTCCTGTGATGTATTTTGTCTCACGGTGTTCTTGTTCCTGTGACCTAGGATTGTTAGTACCCAGCTCCCACCCTCCCTCACGGCCAAGGTCCTGATTCATCCAGCTGTACCTCGGGACCAGGTATTGTAAAGCCCACCCACCTGACTGGGGTGCTTTGTCCagagcagaaaaaataaagaatttttaagcaaaaacaaaacaaaacaaacaacagcaaaaaaacccccacaaagcTATGTAATGTGATCtcaaactattatttaaaaaaatgcataaactTCAAGGAAAATATGTGTAAGATTAACACTATTAGCTTGTGGGTGAGGAAATTTTATGGATttttgtggggagggggaagTTTTTGTCTCGAGTAAAATTATATAACTTAAAACATGAGTTTTTTACAAAGCCACTAAAAGAAGAATGccacatcatttcttttttcttttttttagattttatttatttgagatagagagagagtgcacgcacatgcacaagTAGAGAGAGggattagagggagagggagaagcagactcccccctgagcagggagcctgatgcaaggcttacCCCAGAACCCTTAGGTGAtggtgacctgaaccaaaggcagacacttaacccacggagccacccaggcatccctgaccaCATCATTTCATAGGAGTGAAAGCCATGCTGGCTAGaagagtttttgtattttgttttgttttgttttggtgcaTTATTTTGGAACCTTTGGTGGAAATGTCTGGAAAGCTCTTTCGAGAAAATTcctaattttagagaaaattagGTTTGTCACTTCAATTGTGAGTCAGAATAAACCAGAGAGATCTAGTGtagcctttggtttaggtcagaTGCTTTATCATGAGGGTCACTGGACGTTCACATATTTGTTGTGCTGGAATGTGTGTGCCAGGGCTGTGGCAGGTGCTGGTATATTGTGACAGATGAGTTCTCCAAAGGCGTAAAAGGTAACAGGAATCCTCATTTTCATTCCCAGACGAGGGAAACAAATCAGAGCGTGAAGCCTAATGTGTGTTTGGGGAGAGCTGCTGCCTGTGTAGGGCGCAGGTTCTCGCCTGACCCTGGCCACGGTGGTGAGCAAGCAGCTTGGGGGAGTTTCTGTTCCATCTGCTTTGTTGCTGGCATGTGGTCAGGGCCAGAATTCTGGGCCTGGATAAGTTTTATGAACAGATGGCACAGCACAGTCCTGATGATTTGGTCAGGAGGAGAAACCCGACACCAAtttctgtgtgtatttattcGCAGAGAAGACCTGCAGGAGGGGGTGCCCTGCAGGAAAATGGTAAGTGGCAAGGTGCATCACTGTATCTTGAGAATGCAGTCTTTTTTATGCTGCCTGTCCCCTACACAAGTCAGAGGAAGGCCAAGCAGTCCCACAAATTCTTTCATCTGCTTGTAGATTAGGAGAATAGACTAGAGCTTTCAGAATGAAGTTACCCACCAGAATCCTGATCATAGGCTCATGGTTTTAGACGTACCTTTTAAAGCCTTGTTTTCAGATGCTTCTTAACTCATTGTTACCAGACTGCTCAAACTAGGTCCAGGGGATTCTGGTTAGGAGGGGCTGAGATAAATGACAGCGGCCAGAAAGACCTTCTGCAAGATGTGGAGGCATCTCTAAGAGggttattttgtgtttgtgtgtgtgtgtgtgtgtgtgtgtgtgtgtgtttaagattttatttatttattcatgagagacacagaaagagagagaggcagagacacaggcagagggagaggcaggctccacgtagggagcccgatgtgggacttgatcccgggtgttcaggatcatgccctgagctgaaggcaggcatcaaaccgctgagccacccaggcgtcctgggttattttgttttattttgaagccTAAGTTAGGGCAGATCCCTGTTGTCAGTTGgaagtggtttcttttcttttctttctttttccagcttttatcttttttttttttttttaagtgctgctAGATTTTCTTCCCCCAAAAGTCACCTTTCTCTGCAGGGAGGAGTAAAGTTGCTCATGAGGGCTCCTTCCTTGCTGGGCACAGAAACTGTAGCTGCGGTTTTGTGTCTTTTGTTCTGGACTGAGGAGCGTGTCAGAGCGCAGCTGTCTGAGCCAGCGTGTGATTCAGATGCATCACCCTGAGAACAGTGCCCCTCTGTCTTCCctggcccagggcagagccctgTCCATGTTGCTTTGTGATTCTAGGAGCGGCACTACCCCCAAATGTCCGGATCATGCCTGTGTTCCTGACTGAAGAAGAGGCCATCAGCCTCCGTGAATTCCCAAGGGAGCAGGCAGCTAGGTAAGGAGCCACAGGAGTGTCTTCTTACACGATGCTGAAGGGACTTCCTCATGTGGTCTATCCAGACAAGCCCCTGGACATCCCAGCCTCccatattccattgtctacacACTTTGTGGTGGAAGGGGCATCTGGGACTTGAGCATGTAGATAACAGGTGGCTGGCATGGTGAGATGGGTATAGGTTTCAAGTCCCCCGTCTGTTGCTTATCAGCTGTGTAACCTAGGGCAAGTCCATTCCCTGCCTGAGCCTTAGggtttcatctgtaaaagggaccCAGTGATAACTTACTTCATGGGCTCCGTGTCAAAATTGGAAATAGTGTATGTATTAGCATCTAGTAGAGGGCTTAACTCCGAGCAGACTTGCAGATGCAGGCCCTGCCATCTTCAGCCGGGGACCTGGTAGCACTTGAGGGCCAGACGTTGCCTTACTTTTACTCCAGTGGTTAGACCACTAAGGACTCTTAGGCTCTGTGGCCTCGGGCACCCATTTGTCACCAGTGGCCCTGCTTTTTAGGGAAGCAATTCTTCAGTGTCCTCCAGGGACGGGCACTTGCCCTGCACTTGGCCCGGCACCCCTTCCTCACATCTGCCTTGTTTGTCAGCCCTGCTGCACCACCCACCAGACTCCAGGAGTGCTCAGCCCAGCAGCCTCCACACACTTGGAGCACAGCTGCCCCAACAGAAAATGCCACTGGACACGTGGAGCCCATGGCTTGGATGTTGGCAACCACTCCTGAGTTTGCGTGTCCTGACGTAGCATGGCCAGATGGCAAGGGGGAGAACGGGCACTTGCCTGGCTGTGATCTGGAGAACATTGTGCCTGCAAAACCGCACCATCCTTCCAGGGACGAGGGTCCTGGTCTTGGCAGCTCCCTAGCAAAGGAACCTCGTCtgccctgggaggaggaggaaccagACCTGTCTGCAATCCACATTCCAGAAGCTCAGGAAACAGAAACATCCTCAGGTGATTTTGCCCTCTTGAGTATGGGCACCCCAGATGGTGGTAGTCCTGGCTTTGAGGAATCTGTCAGGGACTCTGGTGACGGGGAACCTGAGCCACCTGACCCACTGCCTGTGGGCATAGCCACCAGcagcctcctctctctgtctacTCCTGAGATGCTCATCCAGAATGGAGCTGTGGAACAGCATGACAACCTTCCAGGAGAGAGCAGCCAAGATGCCTCTCCCAGGAAAGACCACCTCCCCAGAAGGACAAACAGGCCTCGGTCATGGCCTTGCTTAGACTGGAGGCAGAGAGGCACCATGCTTTCCGTGGGGAAACAGGGCGTGGAGCAGTGTATTGGGGTTCATGACAGCTCCTCAGCACCCGGCGGCTCAGACATGGCAGGGTCTCAGGACAATGGTACTTCTGCAGACAGAAGCGACCCTGGGTCAACGCCAGCATCCCGTGTGGGCCTTGTGCCAATGAATCTCTACACCCACAGTGTTAATGGTCTGATGCTGTCCCTGCTGGCCGAGGAGCTGCTGCTGGGCGACGATGCAGCCATTGAGGAGGTGGTGAGTGTATGCACACCTGCCTCCTGGGAGCGgggacaggcagggagggggTTCCCCTTGCAGCAGTGTGCAGGGCTGCCTGACCTCATGGGTCATCCCCACCTGCTTTACACAGTAGGGATGACGGAATAGCACCTACGCCCTGGGTTTGGTGGGGGTTGGTGAATCCAGTGCAGAGCACGGTGCTGGGGGCAGAGACTTCCGAGTCCAGTTCTGTGGTTCTTCCCCTGCTTCTTCCATTTTCCCAAAGTGCAAGTCTGGGATACTTCGGTTTTCCCTTCAGCAGTGTCAGGTTGCTCACAGGCCCTGCCTTAAGGTGCAGAGCAGCATCACACAGGTGAAGACAGGCAACACAGCAAGGGTTGTGCTGCTGCTGACACCACTACCACCACCGATGGCCTCACTTCTTAGCCTGGGCAACTGTAGGCTGTGTCGGTTGGAGTCAGTACTCTGCCTCTATCACAACCCAGGTGGGGAGTATTCTGGAAGGCCACAGTTTTCCTCCCGTGAACTTTGGTGATCTGAAGCTCCTTCCTAGTGGGCCTAGGACATTTGAAATGCTAACGGGCTCCAGAAAGTTCCTCTTCAAGCACATAGAGCAGTGAGTTGACCTTCTCAGAGCCTAGGCCCACGCTGGAGCTCCAGTTGCTATAGTAACAGCCTTGCCTGGTTGGCAGGGAAGTGGTAGTAGGAAGAACAGCAGGTTGAAATAGCTGCTGGGCAAATGGTGTCCTGGGGCTTGCTTTGTTTCTGTTCTTAAATCTGTATTATTCTAAGGCGATCTTATTAGCATGCAGGGCTCCTGACCCTTGGGAAGCGAGCCAGTCACCTTGGGGCACTGAAGAGGAGGGCAGGCAGCTTCCCCAGCGTGGAGCCTTGAGGCCAGAGGCTGCTCCTCTGCTGGCTTGCCTGGCTTATCTCCCCTTTCCACAGACCGCGCGGCACCCCATGGTGGTTCAGTTGCTTCCTGCACCCTCCTTCACCGCTGCTGGAAGGGACTTACCCACTCCCTTCCACTAGCAACACAACACGGGGCGGTGGGTACGGTGCTATGTGTGTCGTCTCTCCCTGACGATGCCTTGGTATTCGTGGCCTCCTCTGCTTTGTGCCAAGCAGCAGACAGGTTATTTTGAAGACCCAGGATTTGGAAGCAATGAAGTGGATAGATCTTTAGCtatcccccaccctgcccccaaaaaagaaaatgaaaaaatagcatAGGCTGCTcctgaggaaggaaataaaatgtattctgcATTCAGTGGCTGCTAAAGCCTTGCTGTCTGCTATTTCTGCCATTTCATCTCCCCgttcctacccccacccccatcccgccCCCGTTTGTCTGCTCCCCCACTGAGCTGACCTGGGAGTGATCAGACTTGGTTTCTCACATCCTGCCTCAACCCTATGGGGACAGCGGCCTCTGGCCTCCGTGGGCTGTCATGCAAAGGAGGGTTTGGTGTGAGGTGGGCCCCAGGAGAAAGAGCAGTGCCACGAAACCTCTAAAAAGAGTGAGAAGTAACTGACTTTGATCAGTTTGCTGATTTGAGAGTGGCCTTTGTCTGTCAGGCCCGAAGTCTGTCTGTTTTATAATGgggagagatctttttttttttttttttaaggattttatttatttaataatgagagacagagagaaagagaggcagaggcataggtgagggagaagcaggctccatgcagggagcccaatgtgggactcaatcccaggactccatgatcatgtcctgagccaaaggcagatgctcaaccactgagccacccaggtgtccctagggaGAGATCTTTTATTGCCTTTTTGTTCTGGACCTGCATACAAAATACTTGATCAGATTTCCCTCCAGACCCTCTGCTGCTGTCAAGAAAAGCAAGTCCCCTGCAGAATAGTAAACCACAGTTCAGATATAACCGTGAACACACCCCTTTGAAAGTGCTCCTTGATCATATTACACACCACCAAGGGACCCCCATGTCATTTGCCATCTTGTCTTTCAGTGGGTGAACTGCCACCTCTTCATGCTTGTTGAGGGTTGGGGTGGGGCGCTGGGGGGATGGTTGTGGGGgtcagggggtggaggggtggggagcagccagGAGAGGTTGCCAGGGGTTCAGAGAAAACATATGCTCACACCAGGGGGCAGCATAGAGCCAGTGATAATTTGCTGCTCAAAACCCAAGATAATCTCAACTGACCTTCAAAGACCAGGATCAGATCAATGATTGATTGGCACAGTAGGACTTTGAGCTGTCAGTGTACAGTATATGAGGCCTGAGGTTAGTGCCAGGGAATTAGTGTAAAGTACTTCATGAACGTGCACCCCTCACCCATGAAACTGGTGCTTTGGGTGAAGGTGTGTTACTGCATCATTTCTTCTGCACCTCATGGCCCACACTGACTTTCAAGCCACTTGCTTTACTACTGACTAGAAACTGGAGGATCTGGGAATTAGGCCCATGATTAGACATCATGTCTCCTAGGACTGTTGTGAGGATCATGTGGGTGCTAGTGTTATGTCAGGGGTTGGCAAATTTTTAAGGGAAAGGAACATCTAGCACCTATTTTCAGCTTTGTACAATTACTCAGCTCTGCTGTGGTAGTACAATAACAACCGTAGATAATACGTAAATAAACGTAGTGGCTATGTTCCAGTGATGCTTTACTTATGGATGCAGAAATTGGAACTTTGTATAATTTCCATATGTTACCATatgattcttttgattttttttttttccaaccatataaaactatgaaaaccattcttagctctcAGGCTATATGAAAACAGGCAACTGGCTGGATTTAGCTTACAGGCCATTGGTTCAGTAACCCCTCATATAGTTGAAAGCATTAGTTACCAGTAAAAACTTGTCTACGTATTATCTGGCATAATGTCTTGTGGTTGTGTGTATTTATGCTTAAGTGACTTTATCTTGAGTAGAAGTTAGGCAGAAGATTCCAGAAGCAGAGTTTGGTGCCTATAGGGGAAACTTGGGTTTTTgcctgcctcactctctgtcccCATCATCCCTTCCTTTGGGCACCAGCTCAAGATGGGAGGGATGCCGGTTAACGAGTTCCTAAGGCCCAGAAAACTTTCAGTGAGGCTGTGGTTTGATTTCTTGGTGAAGGATTGTATGGACATGTGCACCCGGGCATCTGTTCAGATAGGAGGCTCATTAGCATCAGTGAAGTTTTGTGTTGGTTCCGCCATACTGGTGGTCTGACCTGGAGATACTGTGCTTGTCTTCTCCAGGCATAGGTCCATTGACTCTTTGTGTATACCTCAGTTTAAACCAAGTAACCCATAGGGGAATGTGCTTGGCATTGGATATGCTCCTTCATCTGTTCGTTGTATAGATGTTTTATGAGCACCTACTAAGGGCCTGGCACTGGGGATGTAAAGATGAACACGTGCAGTGAAAGCATGTGTGCAGATCTCTTGCTTCTGAGACACCTAGACAGAACTAAGGTCAGCTCAGTTCGCTACCAGAAATAACACTTCAGCTTCAGGACACAGACCTCAGAAGCCCGCTGTTTGCATCTCTGTTCTTTTCAtgtgcacttatttttttttttttgcaggtttgTTGGATAATAAtccacagacaaaaaaaaaaaaataatccacagaCAAGTCCTGAGTGCTTATTAAAAACttcctcttgggatccctgggtggcgcagcggtttggcgcctgcctttggcccagggcgcgatcctggagacccgggatcgaatcccacatcaggctaccggtgcatggagcctgcttctccctctgcctgtgtctctgcctctctctctttctctctgtatgactatcataaataaataaaaaaaaattaaaaaaaaaataaaaataaaaacttcctctTATTTGatgataattttcattttcttgactctTGATAGAAAGGTTTTCCCAGGTCCCATTTTTGTTCTCTAAAACAAAGCATCATACAAAAAAGGTATAGTCCAGTGTCCTCAGCTGTGCCTGCACATGACTTGTCCTGGGGGGTGGTCTGAATATACAGGTGCttgggcctcccctcccctcccctccagttgAGACAGCTTTGCTCAACTGGATTCCTCTGCTGAACCACAGAGCACAGAAATCCATCTGACCCATGCTTCTCAGTCCCTCCAAGAATGGTGCAAGGCCAGTACCATTCTAGATGCACCAGAGAGATGAACTCATTCCAGACAGTGGGGGACTTCTGAGCACAGGCCCAGGTGAGAGGCCCTGCTGGTTCTGTGAAAATGTGCAGCCTGGGTGGGAGAGTCATGGTCAGAGGATGTACCAGGGTGCCAGTAGTGGCTGTGCCTGCATGGTGAGATTATGGGCCACTTTTCAtcactttcttccttctcaacTTTTCTGTTCGCCTCTATCTTCTGATTTTCTACATTTTAGGAAAGCATTGGAACCTAAAGGCaagaggggcgtctgggtggctcagttggttaaacgtccaatttcagcgcaggtcatgatgtcagagtggtgagattgagccccatgt
This genomic interval from Vulpes lagopus strain Blue_001 chromosome 14, ASM1834538v1, whole genome shotgun sequence contains the following:
- the HPS4 gene encoding Hermansky-Pudlak syndrome 4 protein; its protein translation is MATTTSTEPTSASWWNYFFLYDSSKVKEEGDPTRAGICYFYPPQTLLDQQDLLCGQIAGVVRCISDLSASAPALIRLRKLKFAIKVDGEYLWVLGCDVGLPDHSCEQFLDQLVGVFNFYNGPVALAYKNRSQEDLRAEWDAFIDQILRNTSDLHKIFSSLWNLDRTKVEPLLLLKAALILQTCQRSPHILAGCILYKGLIVSTQLPPSLTAKVLIHPAVPRDQRRPAGGGALQENGAALPPNVRIMPVFLTEEEAISLREFPREQAASPAAPPTRLQECSAQQPPHTWSTAAPTENATGHVEPMAWMLATTPEFACPDVAWPDGKGENGHLPGCDLENIVPAKPHHPSRDEGPGLGSSLAKEPRLPWEEEEPDLSAIHIPEAQETETSSGDFALLSMGTPDGGSPGFEESVRDSGDGEPEPPDPLPVGIATSSLLSLSTPEMLIQNGAVEQHDNLPGESSQDASPRKDHLPRRTNRPRSWPCLDWRQRGTMLSVGKQGVEQCIGVHDSSSAPGGSDMAGSQDNGTSADRSDPGSTPASRVGLVPMNLYTHSVNGLMLSLLAEELLLGDDAAIEEVYHSSLASLNGLEVHLKETLPKDAAAIPSRTYNFTHYDRIQNVLTANLPQVATPQDRRFLQAVSLMHADFARLPALYEMTVRNASTAVYACSNPAQETYFQQLAAAARSSGFPSPQDGAFSLPGRAKQKLLKHGVNLL